From a single Nymphaea colorata isolate Beijing-Zhang1983 chromosome 4, ASM883128v2, whole genome shotgun sequence genomic region:
- the LOC116252357 gene encoding uncharacterized protein At4g19900-like: MLSRFLKIIMSSPPPSSSSYRYAIAAASFTKRFVSPFLVIPSALVALFFFLLLTCNALSIFCFQIPFPLKPILDRDRHLPQNAVVVEFGESLSSSSSSSSSSSPSSSSSSSSLPSSIMYAVKEEAPLSRTRETLQLLHKHDAMVPPLNSSSRQRLRWFRMNRTKFKILRTSKLSSQFSARVQEFFDGAGGDGVVGNTTSSSSSSSSSSGASRHPCELRVFMTWISSLANFGDRGVFAIESLFKSNPEACLLIASKEMDSRRGYKLLRPFWSRGYRVMAASPDLDFLFESTSAEVWFEKLRKGNVDPGEVPLGQNLSNLLRLALLYKYGGAYIDADVVVVKSFAGLRNTLGAQTRDEGTGRWSRLNNAVMIFDKNHPLVYKFIEEFALTFDGNKWGHNGPYLVSRVVSRVSGRPGFEFSVMPPIAFYPVDWSKVRCLFHGPRDKHQFKWVLAKLGRIKKDSFAVHLWNRHSGGLQVEDGSVVSHLMSSFCVLCNNTSFPNLPAMEG; the protein is encoded by the coding sequence ATGTTAAGTAGATTCCTGAAGATCATAATgagttctcctcctccttcatcatcttcttatAGGTACGCGATTGCAGCAGCGTCTTTCACGAAAAGGTTCGTCTCTCCGTTTTTAGTTATCCCCTCCGCTTTGGtcgctctcttcttcttcctgctgctCACCTGCAATGCACTATCCATCTTCTGCTTCCAAATCCCTTTTCCCCTTAAGCCCATCCTGGATCGCGACCGCCACTTGCCGCAGAATGCAGTAGTCGTTGAGTTCGGAGAATCCTtatcttcctcctcctcctcctcctcttcttcttccccgtcgtcgtcttcttcctcctcgtcTCTACCATCTTCTATTATGTACGCCGTCAAGGAAGAAGCACCACTATCAAGAACGCGCGAAACTCTTCAGCTATTACACAAGCATGACGCCATGGTTCCACCATTGAACTCTTCGTCGCGCCAGCGGCTGAGATGGTTCAGAATGAACAGGACCAAGTTCAAGATTCTGCGGACCAGTAAACTCTCGAGTCAATTCTCTGCGAGAGTGCAAGAGTTCTTCGATGGCGCAGGTGGTGACGGTGTTGTTGGCAACACgacttcctcttcttcatcatcatcatcatcatctggtGCGAGCCGTCATCCCTGTGAGCTCCGTGTCTTCATGACGTGGATATCTTCGCTAGCGAATTTTGGTGACAGAGGGGTCTTCGCCATAGAGAGCCTCTTCAAGTCTAACCCAGAGGCTTGCTTGTTGATAGCCTCCAAAGAAATGGATTCCAGGAGAGGGTACAAGCTCTTGAGGCCCTTTTGGAGCAGAGGCTATAGGGTCATGGCTGCCTCTCCCGACCTTGACTTCCTCTTCGAGAGCACCTCCGCGGAGGTTTGGTTTGAGAAATTGAGAAAGGGGAATGTCGACCCAGGCGAGGTGCCCTTAGGTCAGAACCTCTCCAATTTGCTTAGGCTCGCCCTTCTGTACAAGTACGGGGGCGCTTACATCGACGCCGATGTCGTCGTGGTGAAGAGCTTCGCCGGCCTTAGGAACACCCTCGGAGCACAGACCCGTGACGAGGGGACCGGGAGATGGAGCAGATTGAACAATGCAGTGATGATCTTCGACAAGAACCATCCTCTCGTTTACAAATTCATCGAGGAATTTGCTCTGACCTTTGATGGGAACAAGTGGGGTCACAATGGGCCTTACTTGGTCTCGAGGGTTGTATCGAGGGTCAGCGGAAGGCCCGGTTTTGAGTTCTCTGTGATGCCGCCGATCGCCTTCTATCCCGTCGATTGGAGTAAAGTCCGGTGCCTCTTCCACGGGCCGAGGGATAAACACCAATTCAAGTGGGTGTTGGCTAAACTCGGCAGGATCAAGAAGGATAGCTTCGCCGTTCACCTTTGGAACAGGCACAGCGGCGGGCTTCAGGTTGAAGATGGCAGCGTCGTCTCTCACTTGATGTCCAGTTTTTGTGTGTTATGCAATAATACCTCTTTCCCCAATCTGCCGGCCATGGAAGGATAA
- the LOC116252383 gene encoding protein STABILIZED1 has protein sequence MVFVRLFDGRTLAVELNLDSATITELKLAIESRVGIPPSVQRFIFSSRVLGNHGGDDSALLSELGVSRGATLSLHLPLAGGMQAPVPPRPRLEFLNSRPPPNYVAGLGRGATGFTTRSDIGPARAAPDLPDRSATTLGGAGAAGVGRGRGRGGGGEEEEEDEADDKGYDENQKFDEFEGNDVGLFASAEYDEDDKEADAVWESIDKRMDSRRKDRREARLKQEIEKYRASNPKITEQFADLKRKLIMVTPEEWDSIPEIGDYSLRNKKKRFESFVPVPDTLLEKARQEKEQVTALDPKSRAAGGTETPWSQTPVTDLTAVGEGRGTVLSLKLDRLSDSVTGLTVVDPRGYLTDLRSMKITSDAEISDIKKARLLLKSVTHSDPKNPPGWIAAARLEEVAGKLQASRQLIQKGCEECPKNEDVWLEACRLASPDEAKAVIARGVRAIPKSVKLWMQAAKLEKDDMNKSRVLRKGLEHIPDSVRLWKAVVELANEEDARLLLQRAVECCPLHVELWLALARLETYEQAKKVLNRAREKLPKEPSIWITAAKLEEANGNTKNVHKIVERSIILLQKEGLEIDREAWMKEAEAAERAGSVATCEAIIRNTIGIGVEEEDRKRTWVADAEECKKRGSIETARAIYAHALSVFVTKKSIWLKAAQLEKSHGTRESLDALLRRAVTYRPEAEVLWLMGAKEKWLAGDVPAARAILQEAYAAIPNSEEIWLAAFKLEFENHEHERARKLLAKARERGGTERVWMKSAIVERELGNTPEERRLLEEGLKLFPSFFKLWLMLGQLEERLDRSEEAKEAYSSGLKHCPVCVPLWLSLANLEEKINGISKARVSLTLARKKNPQNPELWLAAVRAESRHGNKKEADALMAKALQECPNSGILWAASIEMAPRPQRKTKSQDAIKKCGHDPYVIAAVAKLFWHDRKVDKARDWFNRAVTLAPDIGDFWALYYKFQLQHGAEEEQADVLKRCIAAEPRHGEKWVAISKAVENSHQPTEVILKKVVVSLGKEEGSGVGT, from the coding sequence ATGGTCTTCGTCAGGTTATTCGATGGCAGAACCCTGGCGGTGGAACTTAACCTCGATTCTGCCACAATTACGGAACTGAAGCTCGCGATCGAGAGTCGCGTAGGTATCCCGCCTTCCGTCCAGCGTTTCATCTTCTCCTCTAGGGTTTTGGGGAACCATGGTGGTGATGACTCCGCTCTTTTGTCCGAGTTGGGTGTCTCCCGCGGTgccaccctctctctccatctccccCTAGCAGGAGGCATGCAGGCCCCCGTCCCTCCCAGACCGCGGCTGGAGTTCTTGAACTCCAGGCCGCCACCTAATTATGTCGCGGGTCTCGGCCGAGGTGCCACCGGCTTCACCACCCGGTCCGATATTGGTCCCGCCAGGGCAGCTCCCGACCTCCCTGACCGGTCTGCGACGACTCTGGGTGGTGCTGGTGCCGCTGGAGTTGGCCGCGGGAGAGGGAGGGGCGGTggcggggaggaggaggaagaagacgaagcCGATGATAAGGGTTACGACGAGAACCAGAAGTTCGACGAGTTCGAGGGGAATGACGTCGGACTGTTCGCCTCCGCCGAGTATGACGAGGACGACAAGGAAGCGGATGCCGTCTGGGAGAGCATCGACAAGCGGATGGACTCGAGGAGGAAGGACCGCAGGGAGGCCCGCTTGAAGCAGGAGATCGAGAAGTACAGGGCCTCTAATCCCAAGATTACCGAGCAGTTCGCGGATTTGAAGAGGAAGCTGATCATGGTGACGCCGGAGGAGTGGGACAGCATTCCGGAGATAGGTGATTACTCGTTGAGGAACAAGAAGAAGCGGTTCGAGAGCTTCGTCCCCGTCCCCGACACGCTGCTTGAGAAGGCAAGGCAGGAGAAGGAGCAGGTAACCGCGCTCGACCCGAAGAGCCGGGCGGCCGGTGGGACTGAGACTCCCTGGTCGCAGACCCCCGTGACGGACCTGACGGCCGTGGGGGAGGGCCGAGGAACCGTGCTGTCGCTGAAGCTGGACCGTCTGTCCGACTCCGTGACAGGGCTGACGGTGGTCGACCCAAGGGGTTACCTCACCGATCTCAGGAGCATGAAGATCACGAGCGACGCAGAGATCTCCGACATCAAGAAAGCCAGGTTGCTTCTCAAGTCCGTTACCCATTCGGACCCGAAGAACCCGCCGGGTTGGATTGCCGCTGCGAGGTTGGAGGAGGTCGCCGGTAAGCTTCAAGCCTCTCGACAACTGATACAAAAGGGGTGCGAGGAGTGCCCCAAGAACGAGGACGTCTGGCTCGAGGCCTGTAGGTTGGCTAGCCCCGATGAGGCCAAGGCCGTGATCGCGAGGGGCGTCAGGGCAATTCCCAAGTCTGTTAAGCTCTGGATGCAAGCGGCCAAGCTCGAGAAGGACGACATGAACAAGAGCCGGGTCTTGCGGAAGGGGCTCGAGCACATCCCAGATTCGGTCAGGCTGTGGAAGGCTGTGGTAGAACTGGCTAACGAGGAGGACGCAAGGCTTCTGCTCCAAAGGGCCGTCGAATGTTGCCCCTTACACGTTGAGCTTTGGCTTGCCCTGGCTAGATTGGAGACGTATGAGCAAGCAAAGAAGGTTCTCAACAGGGCTAGGGAGAAGTTGCCCAAGGAGCCAAGTATCTGGATTACTGCCGCCAAGTTGGAAGAGGCGAATGGGAACACGAAGAACGTGCACAAGATCGTAGAGAGAAGTATCATATTGTTGCAGAAGGAAGGGCTTGAGATTGACAGGGAAGCCTGGATGAAAGAGGCAGAGGCTGCAGAGAGAGCGGGCTCCGTTGCTACTTGCGAGGCTATAATCAGGAACACCATAGGTATTGGagtggaagaagaagatcgCAAAAGAACGTGGGTTGCTGATGCTGAAGAATGCAAAAAGAGAGGCTCGATAGAGACGGCACGAGCCATTTATGCCCATGCACTCTCCGTCTTTGTGACCAAGAAGAGCATATGGCTTAAAGCAGCTCAGCTTGAGAAAAGCCACGGGACGAGGGAGTCTCTTGATGCCTTACTCAGGAGGGCTGTAACTTATAGGCCTGAGGCAGAAGTGTTGTGGTTGATGGGTGCCAAAGAAAAATGGCTAGCAGGTGATGTCCCTGCTGCCCGAGCAATTCTACAGGAAGCATATGCTGCAATTCCAAATTCAGAGGAGATCTGGCTTGCTGCTTTTAAACTTGAATTCGAGAACCACGAGCACGAGAGAGCAAGAAAGCTTTTGGCAAAGGCTCGGGAGAGAGGAGGCACGGAGAGGGTGTGGATGAAATCTGCCATTGTTGAGAGGGAGTTGGGCAACACTCCCGAGGAAAGGAGATTGTTGGAGGAGGGTTTGAAACTCttcccttcattttttaaaCTATGGCTTATGCTTGGGCAACTTGAGGAGCGCCTTGATCGCTCAGAGGAAGCTAAAGAAGCTTATTCATCTGGCCTCAAGCACTGCCCAGTTTGTGTTCCTCTGTGGCTCTCACTTGCCAATTTGGAGGAGAAGATAAATGGGATAAGCAAAGCTCGAGTTAGTCTTACGTTGGCAAGGAAAAAGAATCCGCAAAACCCAGAACTCTGGCTAGCCGCTGTTCGTGCTGAATCTAGACATGGTAACAAGAAGGAAGCTGATGCGCTCATGGCTAAAGCATTACAGGAGTGCCCGAATAGTGGAATCCTGTGGGCGGCGTCTATAGAGATGGCGCCACGGCctcaaaggaaaacaaagagtcAAGATGCTATTAAAAAATGCGGCCATGATCCTTACGTCATTGCTGCTGTGGCCAAATTGTTTTGGCATGACAGGAAGGTAGACAAAGCTAGGGATTGGTTTAACAGAGCGGTCACTCTTGCTCCTGATATTGGAGATTTCTGGGCACTTTACTATAAGTTTCAGCTGCAGCATGGGGCAGAAGAAGAACAAGCAGATGTGCTGAAGAGATGCATAGCTGCAGAGCCGAGGCATGGGGAAAAATGGGTCGCAATTTCCAAGGCTGTTGAAAACTCTCACCAGCCAACGGAGGTCATACTGAAAAAGGTGGTAGTGTCTCTGGGAAAGGAAGAAGGTTCTGGTGTTGGCACATGA
- the LOC116252384 gene encoding protochlorophyllide reductase-like — MALHAHIGSVLPSTLSLHKETRASTGKDAAFLGVSLSEHQKSDFNPSILRTKRAVKQTALVGSVRAQTAVTTPSINRASADAKKTLRKGNVIITGASSGLGLATAKALVESGKWHVTMACRDFLKAERAAKSAGLSKDGYTIMHLDLASLDSVRQFVDNFRRSGKPLDVLVCNAAVYLPTAKEPTYTADGFELSVGTNHLGHFLLSRLLLEDMNKSDYPSKRLIIVGSITGNTNTLAGNVPPKANLGDLRGLAGGLNGVNTAAMIDGGQFDGAKAYKDSKVCNMLMMQEFHRRFHEETGITFASLYPGCIATTGLFREHIPLFRLLFPPFQKYITKGFVSEEESGKRLAQVVSEPSLCKSGVYWSWNKDSASFENQLSQEASDTEKARKVWDLSEKLVGLA; from the exons ATGGCCCTTCATGCACACATTGGCTCCGTACTCCCTTCCACTCTCTCCCTCCACAAAGAG ACAAGAGCAAGCACTGGGAAGGACGCTGCGTTCTTGGGAGTTTCACTCTCTGAACATCAAAAATCCGACTTCAACCCTTCCATCCTCAGAACCAAG AGAGCGGTGAAGCAGACGGCGTTGGTGGGCAGCGTGAGGGCGCAGACAGCAGTGACCACCCCATCGATCAACAGGGCCTCTGCCGATGCAAAGAAGACACTGAGGAAAGGAAACGTCATCATCACCGGTGCTTCTTCGGGTCTGGGACTTGCCACCGCTAAGGCCTTGGTAGAGAGCGGCAAATGGCATGTCACCATGGCCTGCAGGGACTTCCTCAAGGCTGAGAGGGCGGCCAAGTCGGCTGGATTGTCCAAGGACGGCTACACCATAATGCATCTCGACTTGGCCTCCCTCGATAGCGTGAGGCAGTTTGTGGACAATTTCCGGCGGTCGGGGAAGCCCCTCGACGTGCTCGTCTGCAATGCCGCCGTCTACCTGCCGACGGCCAAGGAGCCTACCTACACCGCTGACGGCTTCGAACTGAGCGTCGGAACAAACCACCTCGGCCATTTCCTTCTTTCCCGCTTGCTTCTCGAGGACATGAACAAATCAGACTACCCATCGAAGCGCCTTATCATTGTCGGTTCCATCACCG GAAACACCAACACATTAGCGGGGAATGTGCCACCGAAGGCCAACCTCGGAGACCTTCGTGGCCTGGCGGGAGGCTTGAACGGGGTGAACACAGCAGCCATGATCGACGGAGGGCAGTTCGATGGCGCCAAGGCTTACAAGGACAGCAAAGTCTGCAACATGCTCATGATGCAGGAATTCCACAGGAGGTTCCACGAGGAAACAGGGATAACCTTCGCCTCCCTCTACCCAGGATGCATCGCCACGACCGGCCTGTTCAGAGAGCACATTCCATTGTTTAGGCTTCTCTTCCCTCCATTCCAGAAGTACATCACCAAGGGCTTCGTCTCCGAGGAGGAGTCCGGCAAAAGACTGGCTCAG GTGGTGAGCGAACCAAGCCTGTGCAAGTCGGGGGTATACTGGAGCTGGAACAAGGACTCTGCTTCCTTTGAGAACCAGTTATCTCAGGAAGCAAGCGACACCGAGAAAGCCAGGAAGGTGTGGGATTTGAGTGAGAAGCTGGTGGGACTTGCTTAA
- the LOC116252587 gene encoding RNA polymerase II C-terminal domain phosphatase-like 1 yields the protein MSRLAVVVYHGNTLLGEADVYPQNERFEAMDACKKEIRITRFSPPSERCPPLAVLHTISSCGVCFKMESKSQAQDSPLFCLYNTCLRENKTAIVPLGEEDLHLVAMPARNKLQHSSYFWGFGVSLRLYSACLSMLNLRCLGIVFDLDETLIVANTMRSFEDRIEALQRKISSELDPQRIAGMLAEVKRYQDDKTILKQYVDNDQVIETGRVAKVQLEIVPPISDNHQSIARPIIRLHERNIILTRINPLIRDTSVLVRLRPAWEDLRSYLTARGRKRFEVYVCTMAERDYALEMWRLLDPESHLINSKELLDRIVCVKAGSKKSLLNVFQDEICHPKMAMVIDDRLKVWDDKDQPRVHVVPAYAPYYAPQAEASNAVPVLCVARNVACNVRGGFFKEFDDGLLQHISGILYEDDFADLPNAPDVSNYLNSEEDSSLSTGNKDLPISEGLVDAEVERRFKDTNMAAPAVSVSTSNLDLRAQSSPLVLAAASNIVPETSSQAFSLGSQYANTSQKPADHVSSESSLQGSPGREEGEVPESELDPDTRRRLLILQHGQDSREHAAPDHPFPLRPSIHVPAPLPQSHGSWAGMEEEMAPRYLSRNQRDYPIEHEAFSAHFHQPLFYHSEENSSSSDKSSYEAQTLLKEAQFGDDRPAQNGSHLNNAPFAEIQQGFGRGNFNSRDIHFEAGRFSSHNPSSPLAALQEIAVKTGEKLDFKPSLNTAVDLRFSFEVWFAGLRIGEGIGRTRREAQLLAAEESLRNLANRYISSISLETGALHGDSNKISHGNENGFVNDTRSSFGYLGSSREDMPIASTSENSSFLDQRPAGSLRSGAVSCLKELCMMEGLHLVFQEQPSLSIDATSGAQVSAQVEVAGRVVGKGIGSSWEEAKQLAAQEAITTLKSSSFTQRSQRRLSSPRSSYSVPVKRMKPEYVRGSSRVSPTSRYSSKNGPPVS from the exons atGTCGAGACTGGCGGTGGTTGTGTACCACGGGAACACCCTGCTTGGGGAGGCGGATGTGTATCCACAGAACGAGAGATTTGAGGCGATGGATGCGTGTAAGAAAGAAATTAGGATTACCCGTTTCTCCCCTCCGAGCGAGAGGTGTCCTCCTTTGGCAGTGCTTCACACCATCTCGTCTTGTGGGGTCTGCTTCAAAATGGAGTCCAAGTCCCAAGCGCAGGATTCGCCACTTTTTTGCCTCTACAACACCTGCCTCAGAGAGAACAAG ACTGCAATTGTGCCACTTGGAGAAGAAGATTTGCATTTGGTGGCCATGCCTGCAAGGAACAAGCTTCAACATTCTTCTTACTTCTGGGGATTTGGTGTATCATTGAGGTTGTATAGTGCTTGTTTGAGCATGCTGAACTTAAGGTGCCTGGGCATTGTGTTTGATCTCGATGAAACACTCATAGTTGCTAATACAATGCGTTCATTTGAGGACCGAATTGAAGCCCTTCAACGAAAAATAAGTAGCGAGTTAGATCCACAGCGGATTGCCGGTATGCTTGCAGAGGTCAAGCGTTATCAGGATGACAAAACAATTCTGAAACAGTATGTGGACAACGACCAGGTTATTGAGACTGGGAGAGTGGCGAAGGTTCAACTGGAGATAGTCCCACCTATATCTGATAACCATCAATCAATTGCTCGGCCAATTATAAGATTGCATGAAAGAAATATCATTTTGACCCGCATTAATCCATTG ATACGTGATACTAGTGTTCTTGTTAGACTGCGACCAGCATGGGAAGACCTTCGAAGCTACTTAACTGCAAGAGGACGTAAACGGTTTGAAGTTTATGTTTGTACAATGGCTGAACGTGATTATGCTTTGGAAATGTGGAGGTTACTTGATCCAGAATCACATTTGATAAATTCTAAAGAACTTTTGGACCGAATAGTATGTGTCAAAGCAG GTTCGAAGAAATCACTGCTTAATGTATTTCAAGATGAAATATGCCATCCTAAGATGGCAATGGTGATCGATGATCGGTTGAAAGTATGGGATGATAAAGATCAACCTCGAGTTCATGTTGTCCCTGCATATGCCCCATACTATGCTCCTCAAGCAGAG GCAAGCAATGCTGTTCCAGTTTTATGCGTTGCAAGAAATGTTGCGTGTAACGTTAGAGGTGGCTTTTTCAA AGAATTTGATGATGGTCTACTACAACATATCTCTGGTATACTTTATGAAGATGACTTTGCAGACTTGCCAAATGCGCCTGATGTAAGCAACTACCTAAATTCAGAG GAAGATTCTTCTCTATCAACTGGAAATAAAGATTTACCCATTTCAGAGGGACTGGTTGATGCCGAAGTCGAGAGAAGATTCAAG GATACAAATATGGCTGCACCTGCTGTTTCTGTCTCTACTAGCAACCTTGATTTAAGAGCACAATCTTCTCCACTTGTTCTGGCTGCTGCTTCTAACATTGTGCCAGAAACATCTTCCCAAGCTTTTTCACTTGGTAGCCAGTATGCAAATACGTCACAAAAACCTGCAGACCATGTCAGTTCAGAGTCTAGTTTGCAAGGTTCTCCTGGCAGAGAGGAGGGAGAGGTCCCTGAATCTGAACTGGACCCTGACACACGTAGAAGGCTACTTATCTTGCAACATGGTCAGGACAGTCGGGAGCATGCTGCGCCTGATCATCCTTTTCCATTGAGGCCCTCTATTCATGTTCCTGCTCCATTGCCACAATCACATGGAAGCTGGGCTGGTATGGAGGAAGAGATGGCCCCAAGATATCTTTCCAGAAATCAAAGGGATTATCCTATAGAGCATGAAGCTTTTTCTGCACACTTCCATCAACCATTGTTTTATCATAGTGAGGAAAATTCAAGTTCTTCTGATAAATCCTCATATGAGGCTCAGACATTGTTAAAAGAG GCACAATTTGGAGATGATCGCCCAGCGCAAAATGGTTCACACTTGAATAATGCGCCCTTTGCAG AGATACAACAGGGTTTTGGACGAGGAAATTTTAACTCAAGGGATATTCATTTTGAAGCTGGTCGATTTTCTTCCCACAACCCATCAAGTCCCCTTGCTGCTCTCCAAGAGATAGCAGTAAAAACTGGGGAAAAG TTGGACTTCAAGCCATCATTAAATACAGCAGTGGATTTGCGGTTTTCCTTTGAG GTGTGGTTTGCTGGCCTGAGAATTGGTGAGGGAATTGGCAGAACAAGAAGGGAAGCCCAGCTACTGGCTGCAGAGGAATCTCTTAGAAATTTAGCTA ATAGATATATATCAAGCATCTCCTTGGAGACAGGAGCCCTGCATGGGGATTCAAACAAGATTTCTCATGGAAATGAAAATGGTTTTGTCAATGATACGAGAAGCTCCTTTGGTTATCTAGGATCATCTAGGGAGGACATGCCAATTGCAAGTACTTCTGAAAACTCCAGTTTTCTGGATCAGAGGCCTGCGGGCTCTCTAAGGTCGGGTGCTGTCTCTTGTCTTAAGGAATTG TGCATGATGGAGGGCCTGCATCTAGTTTTTCAAGAGCAGCCTTCACTTTCAATTGATGCAACCAGTGGTGCACAAGTATCTGCACAG GTCGAAGTAGCAGGACGGGTTGTAGGCAAGGGAATTGGCTCAAGTTGGGAAGAAGCTAAGCAGCTG GCTGCTCAAGAGGCAATCACAACTTTGAAGTCTTCATCATTTACTCAGCGATCACAGAGGCGGTTAAGCTCTCCCAG GTCCTCTTATAGCGTTCCAGTGAAACGGATGAAGCCAGAGTATGTCCGAGGATCCAGTCGAGTTTCACCTACTTCAAGATACTCCTCCAAGAATGGGCCTCCTGTTTCCTGA